One segment of Allorhodopirellula heiligendammensis DNA contains the following:
- the infC gene encoding translation initiation factor IF-3 yields MPERPRPEKIALVALARRNVLPETRDATRINQQIRITPIRVVSETGEQLGIIPTEQALERARDAGLDLVEVAPGERPPVCRIMDYGKFKYDKNKKKNSGASHTKTKEIRLRPKTGDEDIRTKIRQAEKFLEHKDKVQVSVLFRGREMAHIEEGRKVMEQVIEILSEHGKVETKPQQHGRRMICMIAPK; encoded by the coding sequence GTGCCGGAACGCCCCCGGCCGGAGAAGATTGCTTTAGTGGCATTGGCACGACGAAACGTCCTACCGGAAACTCGCGATGCGACGCGAATCAACCAACAAATTCGTATTACCCCGATCCGCGTTGTGAGTGAGACGGGCGAACAGCTCGGTATCATTCCGACCGAACAGGCACTTGAACGTGCCCGTGACGCGGGACTCGACCTCGTCGAAGTCGCTCCCGGCGAGCGGCCTCCGGTTTGCCGAATCATGGATTACGGCAAATTCAAGTACGACAAGAACAAGAAAAAAAATAGCGGAGCTTCGCACACGAAGACCAAAGAAATCCGGCTGCGGCCAAAAACCGGTGACGAAGACATTCGAACTAAAATCCGGCAAGCCGAGAAATTTCTCGAGCACAAGGACAAGGTCCAGGTCAGTGTGCTATTTCGCGGTCGCGAGATGGCCCACATCGAGGAAGGCCGCAAAGTCATGGAACAGGTCATCGAAATCCTTAGCGAGCACGGCAAGGTCGAAACCAAGCCGCAGCAGCACGGTCGACGCATGATCTGCATGATTGCACCTAAGTAA
- a CDS encoding PDDEXK nuclease domain-containing protein: MSELTQDKEYRDWIVSIKSRVQASQIKAAVAVNYAMLELYWYLGEQIIERQETAKWGDGFLEQMSRDLLAEFPDIKGFSYRNLRSIRQWVRFWSQPDSIGKQAVSNSDPNWKQVVAKLAPNAPQLVAQIPWGHNILLLQKLSDPADALFYVQKTIENNWSRAVLTHQIESGLHLREGKAIDNFDATLPEPESDLARQLLRDPYNFDFLTLTKRHNERELEDGLIDHLTKFLLELGAGFAFVGRQFKISVDGDDYCIDLLFYHLHLHCYIVIDLKVVKFQPEFAGKMNFYISAVDSQVRTEADGPTLGILICKSKSDIKVEYSLRDLTKPIGVSEYQITEHLPEDLRSSLPTIEQIEAELGGGG, from the coding sequence ATGAGCGAGCTAACCCAAGACAAGGAATATCGCGACTGGATTGTTTCTATCAAGAGCCGGGTTCAGGCGTCCCAGATCAAAGCCGCCGTCGCAGTCAATTACGCGATGCTGGAGCTTTATTGGTATCTGGGTGAGCAGATTATCGAGAGGCAGGAAACGGCCAAGTGGGGCGATGGTTTTCTGGAGCAGATGAGCCGGGATTTGCTCGCAGAATTCCCTGACATCAAAGGGTTTTCCTACCGTAATTTGCGGTCAATTCGGCAGTGGGTCCGGTTCTGGAGCCAGCCCGATTCAATTGGGAAACAAGCTGTTTCCAATAGTGACCCAAATTGGAAACAAGTTGTGGCCAAATTGGCCCCGAACGCGCCGCAGCTTGTGGCGCAAATCCCGTGGGGGCATAACATTTTGCTCCTCCAGAAGCTAAGCGACCCCGCCGATGCCCTGTTCTACGTTCAAAAGACGATCGAAAACAACTGGTCGCGAGCCGTCCTGACCCACCAGATCGAATCCGGCCTGCACCTACGAGAAGGCAAGGCGATCGACAATTTCGACGCCACGTTGCCCGAGCCTGAAAGCGACCTTGCCCGGCAATTGCTCCGCGACCCGTACAATTTCGATTTCCTGACGCTGACCAAGCGGCATAACGAGCGGGAACTCGAAGACGGTTTGATCGATCACCTGACTAAGTTCCTGCTCGAACTCGGCGCGGGCTTCGCCTTTGTCGGGCGGCAATTCAAAATCAGCGTCGACGGCGACGACTACTGCATCGACTTGCTGTTCTATCACTTGCACCTGCACTGCTACATCGTCATCGACTTGAAGGTCGTCAAGTTCCAGCCCGAGTTCGCGGGCAAAATGAACTTCTACATATCGGCGGTCGACAGCCAAGTCCGCACCGAAGCCGACGGCCCCACGCTCGGAATCCTGATCTGCAAAAGCAAAAGTGACATCAAAGTCGAATACTCGCTCCGCGACCTAACCAAACCCATTGGCGTCAGCGAGTATCAGATCACCGAACACCTGCCCGAGGACCTGCGATCGTCATTACCCACGATCGAGCAGATCGAAGCGGAACTGGGGGGAGGTGGGTGA
- the egtB gene encoding ergothioneine biosynthesis protein EgtB encodes MNENAADSSLSKQFESVRRFTDRITASLSPEDCMVQSMEDASPVRWHLAHGTWFFETFVLKQEADYTVFDKHFSYLFNSYYNAIGEQFPRPNRGTISRPGLDCIREYRRYVDRELLSRLQSPDFVARHAETITVGLNHEQQHQELILTDIKNALASNPMLPVYEDREFAPSNGTTDSWAEITDGKYDVGHDGDGFCFDNELPRHTVFLPAFRISLNLTTCGQFIEFINDEGYERPELWLSLGWNAVKERSWNAPLYWMRRDGRWMQFTLAGLTPVDPDWPICHVSYFEADAFARWAGKRLPTEFEWEVACRSLTETRAEANTGQFADKLFAGGYAIHPTLSSGGFFGSVWQWTANSYQAYPGYRPPPGAIGEYNGKFMCNQYVLRGGSVATSQSHIRDTYRNFFPADARWQFSGFRLAE; translated from the coding sequence ATGAATGAGAACGCTGCGGATTCGAGCTTGAGCAAACAATTCGAGAGTGTTCGGCGGTTTACCGATCGCATCACGGCGTCGCTTTCGCCGGAAGACTGCATGGTGCAGTCGATGGAGGATGCGAGCCCAGTGCGTTGGCATCTCGCACACGGGACATGGTTCTTTGAAACGTTCGTACTGAAACAAGAAGCGGACTACACGGTATTTGACAAGCACTTTTCCTATCTGTTTAACTCCTATTACAACGCGATTGGCGAGCAATTCCCCCGACCCAACCGGGGAACGATCTCGCGGCCTGGACTTGATTGCATTCGGGAGTATCGCCGTTACGTTGATCGGGAGTTGCTCAGCCGATTGCAATCGCCCGACTTCGTTGCTCGGCATGCTGAAACGATCACCGTAGGTTTGAACCACGAACAACAGCATCAGGAGTTGATCCTTACGGACATCAAGAATGCGTTGGCGTCCAATCCGATGTTGCCCGTGTATGAAGACCGCGAGTTTGCGCCGTCAAATGGGACGACGGATTCGTGGGCAGAGATCACCGATGGCAAATACGACGTCGGACACGATGGAGATGGGTTTTGTTTCGACAATGAACTGCCTCGTCACACGGTATTTCTTCCGGCATTTCGTATCTCGTTGAATTTGACGACCTGTGGACAGTTCATTGAGTTCATCAACGATGAGGGATACGAGCGACCGGAGTTATGGCTCTCACTCGGCTGGAACGCGGTCAAGGAACGGAGTTGGAACGCACCGCTCTACTGGATGCGCCGAGATGGTCGATGGATGCAATTCACATTGGCAGGGCTTACGCCGGTCGATCCCGATTGGCCCATCTGTCATGTCAGCTATTTTGAGGCGGATGCGTTCGCACGATGGGCTGGCAAACGACTCCCCACCGAATTTGAATGGGAGGTCGCATGTCGAAGTCTCACCGAGACGCGTGCAGAAGCTAATACGGGCCAATTCGCTGACAAGTTGTTCGCAGGCGGCTACGCCATTCACCCGACGTTGTCATCGGGTGGATTTTTTGGTTCCGTTTGGCAGTGGACTGCGAATAGCTATCAAGCCTATCCCGGTTACCGCCCGCCGCCCGGTGCGATCGGCGAGTACAACGGAAAGTTCATGTGCAATCAATACGTCCTGCGTGGAGGAAGCGTGGCAACGTCGCAGTCGCATATTCGCGACACATACCGAAACTTTTTCCCAGCGGACGCACGCTGGCAGTTCTCCGGCTTCCGCTTGGCAGAATAG
- a CDS encoding AAA domain-containing protein — MIENSNSELSGEASAEPDFEPARFDSILDLPEGGDQQLKDAAVAIRQEYRDGSRWKRLNCHRVSIFAEKDRGTIFVVHVGSSVEFDWTWEGAKAFRPKSLDDDERYSDRLDEEAGFQDDNLWSGEIVEVDERNGFLFISLDDPEMTPQAGPFFVRPFEFMSVLDAIYNGDEFDEVRKHLPARLNASEGDVHPVVAQRRESGLPHLRDWWQHSWSVLWGPPGTGKTWTTGQQIAKVLQDGSERVLVVSTTNRATDAVAISIGEAAQEFCPDEIDDDTLLRIGKGASYQAFVRKELDPMLRGTESEVLSQIDGLARQIQLFESPEDKALIRKRIGQLRTTGNDQSNRIFVDAQRRVVIATAFKAMSYLKDGFIRKMVEDGGAPFTTIFIDEAGLISRAAVAALSLLAARRIVLVGDSKQLAPISRISRILPTRQQTWLASSGLSHLDDTENVPNAVHLLSEQRRMDPDVCRVVSNYQYDGVLTTAPDRAVMESTLSLFIADQSRAIWYVLDEEDVSLASIRAARGPGNRSWVRGVTQSVLQKLFSDADVQSANGLFISPFKAQAQEVGKFLAGWGMTNWEASTVHSQQGSEADIVIFDTVNAGSGTWQIPEWKRIVNVALSRAREAVIVLASRSEMEEPYLRPLKNDMTAAFLVKDDEHFVWREPRQLESRQRESGQTGGLGASIAAEQKAGYKKKASCRMGDQFHERKGMKPILSREQQRLTNLELDGKPRLVRGVAGSGKSIVLCNWLARTAKRLQDQKDARIWAVYANRSLQRLLRESIESAWTGLNEENLFDQSDFPWDKVSLLHVKDVLAGMLPSVQMSIESIGFDYDRAAEEFLNRQDVDELLPRCSALFIDEAQDMGPATLRLLLSLVEQADDLDANSRSAHIFYDNAQNVYDTKTPKWSEFGLDMRGRSTIMRESFRSTSPITELAVNVLSRLSETSKRRDQQELLQLRLLEKTDRNGEDWLRVRYNQIDGPKPIYHRFNNRSQEMASIAGHLKYLIQVDGISPTDIVIIYNGRVRDVLQAKLAPALTEIGVELSFQKNCSFERQPNTLVATTPHSFKGYESEVVVIPCVDNYVAPGGKILENSLYVAMTRARSLLAIYGVNRGSRASRRVGETIGACISIQKTQPVVQDSDDEYPPSSPVS, encoded by the coding sequence TTGATTGAAAACTCGAACAGTGAATTATCAGGCGAGGCGTCTGCCGAGCCGGACTTCGAACCGGCACGATTTGACTCAATTCTCGATCTGCCCGAGGGGGGCGATCAGCAACTCAAGGATGCGGCTGTCGCAATTCGGCAAGAGTACCGCGACGGATCACGCTGGAAGCGACTGAACTGCCACCGAGTCAGCATTTTTGCCGAGAAAGATCGCGGGACCATTTTTGTGGTTCATGTTGGTTCGTCGGTCGAGTTCGACTGGACGTGGGAAGGAGCGAAAGCGTTTCGCCCGAAGTCGCTTGACGACGACGAACGTTACTCGGATCGACTCGATGAAGAGGCCGGCTTTCAAGACGACAATCTTTGGTCGGGTGAAATCGTCGAAGTGGACGAACGGAATGGTTTCTTGTTCATCAGTCTTGACGACCCTGAGATGACGCCGCAGGCAGGACCGTTTTTTGTTCGTCCCTTTGAATTCATGTCGGTCTTGGACGCCATCTACAACGGAGATGAGTTCGACGAGGTTCGCAAGCATCTCCCAGCGAGATTGAATGCCAGCGAGGGCGATGTGCATCCGGTAGTGGCTCAGCGTCGGGAGTCCGGTTTGCCGCACCTGCGAGATTGGTGGCAGCACTCGTGGAGTGTTCTTTGGGGCCCTCCCGGCACAGGCAAAACGTGGACGACCGGCCAACAGATCGCCAAGGTCTTGCAAGATGGGAGCGAGCGAGTTCTGGTGGTATCGACGACCAACCGGGCCACCGATGCCGTCGCCATTTCCATCGGCGAAGCGGCACAGGAATTCTGCCCTGACGAAATCGATGATGACACGCTGCTGCGAATCGGGAAAGGTGCGTCATACCAAGCCTTCGTTCGCAAAGAGCTCGATCCGATGCTCAGAGGAACCGAGTCGGAGGTCTTGTCCCAGATCGATGGGCTTGCACGGCAGATTCAATTGTTTGAATCGCCAGAAGACAAAGCCCTCATACGGAAGCGGATTGGCCAACTGCGAACGACCGGCAACGACCAAAGCAATCGTATCTTCGTGGATGCTCAGCGACGTGTGGTGATCGCCACCGCTTTCAAAGCGATGAGCTATTTGAAGGACGGGTTCATCCGCAAGATGGTCGAGGACGGCGGCGCACCTTTCACCACGATTTTTATCGACGAAGCAGGGTTGATATCACGGGCAGCGGTTGCTGCACTGTCGCTGCTGGCGGCGAGGCGAATCGTGTTGGTCGGGGACTCAAAACAATTGGCTCCGATTAGTCGAATTTCAAGGATACTTCCAACTCGCCAGCAAACGTGGTTGGCAAGCAGTGGGCTGAGCCATCTCGACGACACGGAGAATGTTCCCAATGCGGTTCACTTGCTCTCGGAGCAGCGTCGAATGGACCCAGATGTGTGTAGGGTTGTGTCGAACTACCAGTATGATGGCGTTTTGACGACCGCCCCAGACCGCGCTGTGATGGAGTCGACGCTGTCGCTATTCATTGCCGATCAGTCGCGAGCCATTTGGTACGTCCTCGACGAAGAGGATGTTAGTCTCGCTTCGATCCGTGCTGCTCGTGGACCGGGCAACCGAAGTTGGGTTCGTGGAGTGACGCAATCGGTACTGCAAAAGCTGTTTTCAGATGCAGATGTTCAGTCGGCAAACGGCTTGTTCATCTCGCCGTTCAAGGCCCAGGCCCAGGAGGTTGGGAAGTTTCTGGCCGGTTGGGGAATGACAAATTGGGAAGCCTCAACCGTCCATAGTCAACAAGGCTCGGAAGCGGACATCGTCATTTTCGATACGGTCAATGCTGGGAGTGGGACGTGGCAAATCCCAGAGTGGAAGAGAATTGTCAACGTTGCCCTTAGTCGGGCAAGAGAAGCGGTGATTGTTCTTGCGAGTCGTAGCGAGATGGAGGAACCGTATCTTCGCCCATTAAAGAATGACATGACCGCAGCATTCCTCGTAAAGGACGACGAGCATTTTGTTTGGCGAGAGCCACGCCAACTGGAATCACGCCAACGGGAGTCAGGTCAAACGGGCGGGCTCGGGGCATCGATCGCGGCTGAGCAAAAAGCGGGCTACAAGAAAAAGGCATCTTGTCGCATGGGAGATCAATTCCATGAGCGAAAGGGAATGAAGCCAATTCTCTCGCGAGAACAGCAACGGCTGACCAATCTCGAACTTGATGGAAAGCCCCGATTGGTTCGAGGGGTGGCGGGCAGTGGAAAGTCGATTGTGCTTTGCAATTGGCTCGCTAGAACTGCGAAGCGTCTGCAAGATCAGAAGGATGCCCGGATCTGGGCGGTCTACGCCAATCGAAGTTTGCAACGGCTACTTCGGGAATCGATTGAATCGGCATGGACCGGTCTCAACGAGGAAAACCTTTTCGATCAATCGGATTTCCCTTGGGATAAAGTGTCGCTCCTTCACGTGAAAGACGTTTTGGCTGGGATGCTCCCAAGCGTGCAGATGTCCATCGAGTCTATCGGTTTTGACTACGATCGTGCCGCTGAGGAGTTCCTCAATCGTCAAGATGTCGACGAACTGCTTCCCCGCTGCTCGGCTCTGTTCATTGATGAAGCACAAGACATGGGACCGGCAACATTGCGGCTGCTGTTGTCCCTTGTCGAGCAGGCAGACGACCTGGACGCGAACAGTCGTTCGGCACATATCTTCTACGACAACGCACAAAACGTGTACGACACCAAGACTCCGAAATGGTCAGAGTTTGGTCTCGACATGCGTGGTCGGTCAACGATTATGCGTGAGAGTTTTCGCTCAACATCTCCGATCACCGAACTTGCCGTCAACGTATTGAGCCGACTTTCAGAAACGAGCAAACGCCGAGACCAGCAGGAATTGCTCCAGCTTCGATTGCTGGAGAAAACGGATCGAAACGGCGAAGATTGGTTACGAGTACGCTATAACCAGATCGATGGGCCAAAACCGATCTACCATCGTTTCAACAATCGAAGCCAGGAGATGGCTTCGATTGCTGGCCACTTGAAGTACTTAATCCAGGTCGATGGGATTTCGCCGACCGATATTGTCATCATTTACAATGGTCGAGTCCGAGATGTACTGCAAGCCAAGCTCGCACCGGCACTTACAGAGATCGGCGTTGAGCTTTCGTTTCAGAAAAATTGTTCATTCGAGAGACAGCCCAATACGCTGGTTGCCACCACGCCGCATTCGTTCAAAGGTTACGAATCAGAAGTAGTTGTGATTCCGTGTGTGGACAACTACGTCGCCCCCGGAGGCAAAATCTTGGAGAACAGCTTGTACGTGGCAATGACGCGTGCCCGTTCCCTGCTGGCGATCTATGGAGTGAACCGCGGATCGAGAGCCAGCCGAAGAGTTGGCGAGACGATTGGTGCTTGTATTTCAATCCAGAAAACTCAACCGGTCGTACAGGATTCGGACGATGAATATCCACCTAGTTCGCCTGTGTCCTAA
- a CDS encoding NAD(P)-binding domain-containing protein, with protein sequence MSNVLPTVVVGAGPSGIETAIELRRRGVDAHVFDAGPLGHTISWWAPGTRWFSSNDRIAIAGVPLNTVDQAKASREEYLNYLRSVVDQFAVPVNTFHRLVSISPIGDQAHDADNRWRLGFRRTLGEASASDKRTTGQSTCEGLAEAEFFVDAHAVVLAVGGTDFPNRLGVPGEELPHVDGYLREIHRYHGRRVLIVGGRNSAVEAAIRLHRGGANVSLCYHREQLPSDGIKYWLRPEIEGLIRSGSIQSYFGARVAEITPSTVTLRAEDLDDAQSRTTIDSDDVLTLIGYRQDQSLFEQLGIVSDSSSGSPLFDAETMETEREGIYVAGTAVGGTQSSHYQVFLENCHDHPRKIADHLCGTRATLPEVSERETLEARDAGLRRRIAWQPES encoded by the coding sequence GTGAGCAACGTCTTGCCAACGGTCGTCGTCGGTGCCGGCCCCAGTGGGATCGAGACCGCGATTGAATTGCGGCGGCGCGGCGTGGACGCCCACGTCTTCGACGCCGGACCACTGGGACATACCATTTCATGGTGGGCCCCAGGAACCCGCTGGTTTAGCAGCAATGATCGTATCGCCATCGCCGGTGTGCCGCTCAACACCGTCGACCAAGCCAAAGCGAGCCGCGAAGAGTATTTGAATTACCTCCGCAGCGTGGTCGATCAGTTCGCCGTGCCCGTTAACACGTTTCATCGTTTGGTCTCGATCTCTCCCATCGGGGACCAAGCACATGACGCCGACAATCGTTGGCGGCTCGGGTTTCGCCGCACATTGGGTGAAGCCAGTGCGTCGGACAAGCGGACGACGGGTCAGAGTACTTGCGAAGGTCTCGCGGAGGCCGAGTTTTTTGTCGACGCCCACGCAGTCGTGCTGGCGGTTGGTGGTACCGATTTCCCAAATCGGCTCGGTGTGCCTGGCGAAGAACTTCCGCACGTGGACGGGTATCTGCGTGAGATCCATCGCTATCACGGCCGCAGAGTCTTGATCGTCGGCGGCCGTAACAGTGCCGTCGAAGCGGCAATTCGTCTGCATCGCGGCGGCGCCAATGTGAGCCTGTGTTACCACCGGGAACAACTGCCCAGTGACGGCATTAAATACTGGCTGCGTCCCGAAATCGAAGGCTTGATTCGTAGCGGCAGTATCCAGTCCTACTTCGGGGCTCGCGTCGCGGAAATCACTCCCAGTACCGTGACACTCCGCGCCGAAGATCTAGACGATGCACAATCCCGAACAACGATTGACTCCGACGATGTGTTGACGCTGATCGGTTACCGCCAAGACCAATCGCTGTTCGAACAACTCGGTATCGTGTCGGACTCATCTTCGGGATCGCCGTTATTCGATGCCGAAACGATGGAGACAGAGCGCGAAGGCATCTACGTTGCAGGCACGGCGGTCGGCGGTACCCAAAGCAGCCACTACCAGGTGTTTCTAGAAAACTGCCACGATCACCCGCGAAAGATCGCCGATCACCTATGCGGGACGCGCGCGACTCTGCCTGAAGTTTCGGAGCGAGAAACGCTTGAGGCGCGCGATGCAGGTTTGCGACGACGAATCGCTTGGCAGCCCGAAAGCTGA
- a CDS encoding L-histidine N(alpha)-methyltransferase has translation MHPPGIEICPVVADFTKPFSLPTAKAPYSHVALYFPGSTIGNYTPEEAAGLLASIAKLLGPQGGLLIGIDLQKDVSTIVAAYDDSQGVTAKFNLNLLERINRELNGDFVLPNFQHKAIYNSTDHRIEISIVSLVDQNVMVGDTVVNFAKGEKILTEYSHKYSIEGFAELARPHGFSLHQQWTDSEGLFGLLHLVPDGAADE, from the coding sequence ATGCACCCTCCTGGAATTGAGATTTGTCCTGTGGTCGCCGACTTTACGAAACCGTTTTCGCTGCCGACAGCCAAGGCCCCCTATTCGCACGTGGCCCTCTATTTCCCGGGATCGACGATTGGCAACTACACGCCGGAAGAGGCAGCAGGACTTCTCGCGTCGATCGCCAAATTGCTTGGCCCCCAAGGTGGGTTGCTGATTGGCATTGATCTTCAAAAAGATGTGTCCACCATTGTCGCTGCCTACGATGATTCTCAAGGCGTTACCGCAAAATTCAACTTGAATTTATTGGAGCGTATCAACCGTGAGCTAAATGGTGATTTCGTCTTGCCCAACTTTCAGCACAAGGCGATCTACAACTCGACGGATCATCGCATCGAAATTTCGATTGTCAGTCTTGTGGATCAAAACGTGATGGTCGGAGACACAGTCGTTAATTTTGCGAAAGGCGAGAAGATTCTGACCGAGTATTCGCACAAGTATAGCATCGAGGGTTTCGCCGAACTGGCTAGGCCGCATGGTTTCAGCTTGCACCAACAGTGGACGGACAGCGAAGGCCTGTTCGGCTTGCTGCATCTTGTGCCAGACGGAGCGGCAGATGAATGA
- a CDS encoding CBS domain-containing protein yields MTKTIGTGTLPAMDPSSMPGMTAREMMVRNLITLDPNMDALEALDILLSNRISGAPVVDQDGMFLGVFSEKSCMQFVVSLAYDGMPSTDVQSLIDADPPTIGEETDLLTIAQAFLTQSCRRLPVLDQAGKLRGQVSRRDVMRAVRSHLKAPRKSAAASGLFFSAILSSSERRF; encoded by the coding sequence ATGACCAAGACCATCGGCACCGGCACCCTTCCCGCCATGGACCCCTCATCGATGCCTGGGATGACAGCGCGCGAAATGATGGTCCGCAACTTGATCACGCTTGACCCCAACATGGATGCCCTCGAAGCCCTCGATATCCTGCTGAGCAATCGTATCTCGGGAGCACCCGTGGTTGATCAAGATGGCATGTTCTTGGGGGTCTTTTCAGAGAAGTCCTGCATGCAATTCGTCGTATCACTGGCATATGACGGCATGCCGAGCACGGACGTGCAGTCGCTCATTGATGCTGACCCGCCGACGATCGGCGAGGAAACCGATTTATTGACGATCGCACAAGCATTCCTGACGCAGTCCTGCCGTCGACTACCTGTGCTCGATCAAGCCGGCAAGTTGCGTGGGCAAGTCTCTCGGCGCGACGTGATGCGCGCCGTCCGCAGTCACCTGAAAGCACCTCGGAAATCGGCCGCGGCATCGGGGCTTTTCTTCAGTGCGATCCTGTCCAGCTCGGAACGACGTTTCTGA